A stretch of Lutra lutra chromosome 9, mLutLut1.2, whole genome shotgun sequence DNA encodes these proteins:
- the DEFB124 gene encoding beta-defensin 124, translating into MTQLPLLIVALLALGHLPPGRSEFKRCWKGQGACRTYCTRQETYMHMCPDASLCCIPYGIRPLLSKP; encoded by the exons ATGACACAGCTGCCGCTGCTCATTGTGGCTCTCCTGGCCCTGGGTCATCTGCCTCCag GGAGAAGTGAATTTAAGCGGTGCTGGAAGGGCCAGGGGGCCTGCCGGACTTACTGTACAAGGCAAGAAACCTACATGCACATGTGCCCTGATGCCTCCCTGTGCTGCATCCCCTATGGAATCAGGCCTCTGCTCTCTAAGCCTTAA
- the REM1 gene encoding GTP-binding protein REM 1 — MTLNTQQDTKTPLRRRASTPLTLSPRGHQPSLLCAAPSTKSQHPRLGQSASLNPPTRQPSPAPNGWSSESSDSEGSWEALYRVVLLGDPGVGKTSLASLFAGKQERDLHEQLGEDVYERTLTVDGEDTTLVVMDTWEAEKRDESWSQDSCLEVGSAYVIVYSIADRGSFESASELRIQLRRTHQADHVPIILVGNKADLARCREVSVEEGRACAVVFDCKFIETSATLQHNVAELFEGVVRQLRLRRRDSAAPETSALRRRASLGQRARRFLARLTARSASRRALKARSKSCHNLAVL; from the exons ATGACACTAAACACCCAGCAAGACACAAAAACCCCCCTGCGTCGGCGAGCCAGCACGCCACTGACCCTGTCTCCCCGGGGCCACCAGCCTAGCCTCCTGTGTGCAGCACCTTCCACAAAATCCCAGCATCCCCGGCTGGGCCAGTCAGCCTCCCTCAATCCTCCCACCCGGCAACCTTCGCCTGCCCCCAATGGTTGGTCCTCTGAATCCAGTGACTCCGAAGGCTCCTGGGAGGCTCTCTACCGCGTGGTACTGCTTGGAGACCCTGGCGTAGGGAAGACCAGCCTGGCCAGCCTCTTTGCCGGGAAGCAAGAGCGGGACCTCCATGAACAGCTGGGAG AAGATGTGTACGAGAGGACCCTCACGGTGGATGGAGAGGATACCACGCTCGTGGTCATggacacctgggaggctgagAAACGG GATGAAAGCTGGAGCCAGGATTCGTGCCTGGAGGTGGGCAGCGCCTATGTCATTGTGTACTCCATCGCGGACAGAGGCAGCTTCGAGAGTGCCTCTGAGCTCCGCATTCAGCTGCGGCGCACACATCAGGCGGACCACGTGCCCATCATCCTGGTAGGCAACAAGGCTGACCTGGCCCGCTGCCGGGAAGTCTCCGTGGAAG AGGGCCGCGCCTGCGCAGTGGTGTTCGACTGCAAATTCATCGAGACATCGGCCACGCTGCAGCACAACGTGGCCGAGCTCTTCGAGGGCGTGGTGCGCCAATTGCGCTTGCGCCGCCGGGACAGCGCGGCCCCCGAGACATCAGCCCTCCGAAGGCGGGCGAGCCTGGGCCAGCGGGCTCGGCGCTTCCTGGCCCGCCTGACGGCCCGCAGCGCCAGCCGTCGGGCGCTCAAGGCCCGCTCCAAGTCTTGCCACAACCTGGCGGTGCTCTGA